In the genome of Flexistipes sinusarabici DSM 4947, one region contains:
- the leuS gene encoding leucine--tRNA ligase: MHYNHSEVESTWQKLWEEHKSYKTSKDESKEKFYCLEMFPYPSGKIHMGHVRNYAIGDVVARYKTMKGFNVIHPMGWDAFGLPAENAAIKNKIHPAKWTYSNIKFMKEQLKKLGLSYDWDREIATCDPEYYKWEQLVFIKMFEKGLVYNKTSNVNWCEDCNTVLANEQVEDGKCWRCGNDVEIKELDGWFFKISEYADELLDYTYKMDGWPEKVLTMQRNWIGKSHGAIIRFPLQELDEPIEVFTTRPDTLYGANFMLIAPEHPLTRQLIAGTEKEEEGIKFINSILKEEKISRMAEDKEKKGFFTGKYVTNPMTNKQIPIYIANYVLMDYGTGAIMAVPAHDQRDFDFAKEYNLPITVVIQPEGKELNGENMEEAYAGDGYLVNSGKFNGLDVETAKEKITEYLNENNLGEKTVNYRLKDWGISRQRYWGAPIPVVHCEKCGVVPVKDEDLPVELPLDVEFTGIGNPLESAEEFVNTECPRCSAPAKRETDTMDTFVESSWYFLRYCSPQCETAPFNKDEANYWMPVDQYIGGVEHAIMHLLYARFYTKILRDLGFLNVDEPFQNLLTQGMVCKETYKCPIHGWLFPEEVENDKCVICDSDVEIGRVEKMSKSKKNVVDPDNLIKEYGADTARLFSLFAAPPDRDLEWNQQGVEGCYRFINRVFRLVINNMDLKVENTNTEQKESELSKELEYNLHSTIKKVTNDIEKFHLNTAVAACMEMTNFLYQTEKKLKTDTEKILYLQSLEILLKMLTPFVPHVCEELWGKLGNNTFISNQDWPSFDETKTVKDTTTIVVQINGKVRANIELPVGAQKEEALNSAKADSKVQKHLEGKNLIKEIYVPDKLISLVVK; this comes from the coding sequence ATGCACTACAATCATTCCGAAGTTGAATCCACATGGCAAAAGCTTTGGGAAGAGCACAAAAGCTATAAAACATCGAAAGACGAAAGCAAGGAAAAGTTTTACTGCCTGGAAATGTTTCCTTATCCTTCGGGAAAAATCCATATGGGGCATGTGCGAAACTATGCCATTGGCGATGTTGTGGCCAGATACAAAACCATGAAAGGATTCAATGTAATCCACCCTATGGGATGGGATGCATTCGGACTTCCTGCTGAAAATGCAGCTATTAAAAATAAAATTCATCCTGCAAAATGGACATATTCCAACATTAAATTCATGAAAGAACAGCTGAAAAAGCTCGGGCTTTCATATGACTGGGATAGAGAAATAGCAACATGCGACCCTGAATACTACAAATGGGAGCAGCTGGTATTTATTAAAATGTTTGAAAAAGGGCTGGTTTACAACAAAACTTCAAATGTAAACTGGTGTGAAGACTGCAACACCGTCCTTGCAAATGAACAGGTTGAAGACGGAAAGTGCTGGAGATGCGGCAACGATGTTGAAATAAAAGAACTGGACGGTTGGTTTTTCAAGATTTCCGAATATGCGGATGAGCTCCTCGATTACACATACAAAATGGACGGTTGGCCGGAAAAAGTTCTCACTATGCAGAGAAACTGGATAGGCAAATCCCACGGTGCAATTATCAGGTTCCCTCTGCAAGAACTTGATGAGCCTATTGAAGTATTTACAACAAGACCGGACACCCTTTACGGTGCGAATTTTATGCTGATAGCCCCGGAACACCCCCTCACAAGACAATTAATAGCCGGAACGGAAAAAGAGGAAGAAGGGATAAAATTCATTAATTCCATTCTGAAGGAAGAAAAAATCAGCCGTATGGCTGAAGACAAGGAAAAGAAAGGTTTTTTTACAGGTAAATATGTAACCAACCCGATGACAAATAAACAGATCCCGATATATATTGCAAACTATGTACTTATGGACTACGGAACCGGCGCCATTATGGCAGTACCTGCACATGATCAGAGGGATTTTGATTTTGCCAAGGAATATAATCTTCCGATAACCGTGGTAATCCAGCCGGAAGGTAAAGAACTAAACGGTGAAAACATGGAAGAAGCTTACGCAGGAGACGGATATCTTGTTAATTCCGGGAAGTTTAACGGCTTGGACGTGGAAACGGCAAAAGAAAAAATCACAGAATATCTTAATGAAAATAATCTCGGTGAAAAAACAGTTAACTACAGATTGAAAGACTGGGGGATATCCAGACAGAGATACTGGGGAGCACCAATCCCGGTGGTACACTGTGAAAAATGCGGTGTTGTTCCTGTAAAAGATGAGGATTTGCCGGTGGAACTTCCTCTTGATGTTGAATTCACCGGAATAGGCAATCCTTTGGAGTCGGCGGAAGAATTTGTGAATACAGAATGTCCCAGGTGCTCAGCACCGGCAAAGCGCGAAACCGACACAATGGACACTTTTGTGGAATCTTCATGGTATTTTCTCAGATACTGCTCTCCTCAGTGTGAAACCGCTCCTTTTAATAAGGATGAAGCAAATTACTGGATGCCCGTGGATCAATATATCGGCGGTGTGGAACATGCAATAATGCATCTGCTTTATGCACGATTTTATACAAAAATATTGAGAGATCTTGGTTTTCTTAATGTAGACGAGCCCTTCCAGAATCTGCTTACACAAGGGATGGTCTGCAAGGAAACATACAAATGCCCTATACACGGCTGGCTTTTTCCCGAAGAGGTGGAAAATGACAAATGTGTTATATGTGATTCGGATGTGGAAATCGGACGTGTGGAAAAGATGAGCAAGTCCAAAAAGAATGTAGTGGACCCGGATAATTTGATAAAAGAATACGGAGCTGACACAGCAAGGCTTTTCAGCCTTTTTGCAGCGCCACCGGACAGAGACCTCGAATGGAACCAACAGGGCGTGGAAGGTTGTTACAGATTCATCAACAGAGTTTTCAGACTTGTTATAAACAATATGGACTTAAAAGTTGAAAATACAAATACTGAACAAAAAGAGTCTGAATTGTCAAAAGAACTGGAATACAATTTGCATTCAACAATAAAAAAAGTAACAAACGACATTGAAAAGTTCCACTTAAACACAGCTGTGGCTGCTTGTATGGAAATGACGAATTTTCTTTACCAGACAGAAAAAAAACTAAAAACTGATACCGAAAAAATACTCTATCTGCAGTCATTGGAAATACTTCTGAAAATGCTGACACCATTTGTGCCACATGTATGTGAGGAGTTATGGGGAAAACTCGGTAACAATACATTTATATCTAATCAGGACTGGCCGTCATTTGATGAAACTAAAACGGTAAAAGATACAACAACAATTGTAGTTCAGATTAACGGCAAAGTCAGAGCTAACATCGAGCTGCCTGTGGGAGCACAAAAAGAAGAGGCACTTAATTCCGCCAAGGCTGACTCCAAAGTACAAAAGCATCTTGAAGGTAAAAATCTTATTAAAGAAATATATGTCCCGGACAAGCTGATAAGTCTGGTGGTTAAATAA
- the holA gene encoding DNA polymerase III subunit delta encodes MSLKSKQYVIVGSKIFQEKKLSEITDSLEEPEESVFYADELNPEEFFTVIFTMPLFSSEKLVVIKNAEKYKDICWLMEKSRKSESIIVFLFESINKKELKEAEENFTLIQETKKNKTSIINEITAMFNEKGFRLSKQIAEEIYILCNNDLSIVKNELEKVEIYFNYTKPEKETDILNIISSSRNESIFQFIDQFCNKNYKGAMSSLYRLIDAGENLDILYSMLFKRIQKIYLYKINPSLINEHTFVINKIKSNKKLWSNNELAKVIALFNEIDYKSKTGYKDETRGLINLLNLIAPNSKRFSRYP; translated from the coding sequence ATGAGTTTGAAAAGTAAACAGTACGTAATCGTAGGCAGCAAAATTTTTCAGGAAAAAAAACTGTCAGAAATCACTGATTCTTTAGAAGAACCTGAGGAAAGCGTTTTTTATGCCGATGAATTGAACCCGGAAGAATTTTTTACCGTAATTTTTACTATGCCTCTTTTCTCTTCAGAAAAGCTTGTTGTTATAAAAAATGCAGAAAAGTACAAAGACATCTGCTGGCTTATGGAAAAATCCCGAAAATCCGAGTCGATAATAGTTTTTCTTTTTGAATCCATAAATAAAAAGGAATTAAAGGAAGCAGAAGAAAATTTCACACTTATACAGGAGACAAAAAAGAACAAAACAAGTATAATCAACGAAATTACAGCGATGTTTAATGAAAAAGGGTTTCGTTTAAGCAAACAGATAGCCGAAGAAATATATATTCTATGCAACAACGACTTATCAATTGTGAAAAATGAACTGGAAAAAGTGGAAATTTACTTTAATTATACAAAACCTGAAAAAGAAACGGACATTCTGAATATCATAAGCTCTTCCAGAAACGAGTCCATCTTCCAGTTTATCGACCAATTCTGTAACAAAAACTACAAAGGTGCCATGTCCAGCTTATACAGACTCATAGATGCCGGGGAAAATCTGGATATATTGTACAGTATGCTGTTTAAAAGAATCCAAAAAATATATCTATATAAAATCAATCCCTCGCTCATAAACGAGCATACTTTTGTAATCAATAAAATCAAATCAAACAAGAAGCTGTGGTCTAATAATGAACTTGCAAAAGTGATAGCCTTATTCAATGAAATAGACTATAAGTCCAAAACAGGTTATAAAGACGAGACCAGGGGGCTTATTAATCTTCTTAATCTAATCGCTCCAAATAGCAAACGTTTCTCCCGATATCCATGA